The following are encoded together in the Actinoplanes sp. N902-109 genome:
- a CDS encoding STAS domain-containing protein, which produces MAVTLEASIKEDDGRLLVDVSGELTLVEVAALRDQLMKCLAEQPEALIVNIAEMTVSEPLALAVFPAVARQAAQWPGISMLLCAPTPDVRTSLRQAAYRRLPLLASIEQARERAHDERESLPVLTDELLPISGAARQARNVATDACLRWDLPDLVGPASLIVSELVSNVVDHAHTMMSLRLSLTSRYLQISVRDGSSAEPRLSPDLSPDISGGRGLKLVDATARAWGCLPCAGGKVVWASLPWS; this is translated from the coding sequence ATGGCCGTGACCCTTGAGGCGTCGATCAAGGAGGACGACGGCCGGCTTCTGGTCGACGTCTCCGGCGAGCTCACCCTGGTCGAGGTGGCCGCTCTGCGCGACCAGCTGATGAAATGCCTCGCCGAGCAGCCCGAGGCGCTGATCGTCAACATCGCGGAGATGACCGTGTCGGAGCCGCTGGCGCTCGCGGTGTTCCCGGCGGTGGCCCGTCAGGCCGCCCAGTGGCCCGGCATCTCGATGCTGCTGTGCGCGCCCACCCCGGATGTCCGCACATCCCTCCGCCAGGCGGCATACCGGCGGCTGCCACTGCTGGCCAGCATCGAGCAGGCCCGCGAACGCGCCCACGACGAACGGGAGTCGCTGCCCGTGCTCACCGACGAGCTCCTGCCGATCAGCGGCGCCGCTCGCCAGGCCCGCAACGTGGCGACCGACGCCTGCCTGCGCTGGGACCTGCCCGACCTGGTCGGCCCGGCCAGCCTGATCGTCAGCGAGCTGGTCAGCAACGTCGTCGACCACGCGCACACGATGATGTCGCTGCGCCTGTCCTTGACCAGCCGCTATCTGCAGATCTCGGTGCGTGACGGCTCCAGTGCCGAGCCCCGGCTGTCCCCCGACCTGTCCCCGGACATCAGCGGTGGGCGTGGCCTCAAGCTGGTCGACGCGACCGCCCGGGCGTGGGGGTGCCTGCCGTGCGCCGGGGGCAAGGTCGTGTGGGCCTCGCTGCCCTGGAGCTGA
- a CDS encoding SigB/SigF/SigG family RNA polymerase sigma factor codes for MPPQEDVQTSALEDLDAAAIDYAARVTGVAADERAVLREEMVRLCLPFAGRMARRYRGRGENIEDLEQVARLGLVKAIDRYDPERGSFTAYAVITISGEIKRHFRDRTWGVHVPRRIQDLSLEVGHATMLLTTKLFREPTVAELAAHLRIDESAVREAVESSAGYAPSSLNAPVGGDGAAEFGDLLGGEDSALELIDDRVTVAGLLLRLPERERRMLAMRFYGNRTQAEIATDLGISQMHVSRLLSRSLAWLREAMLNDTLPRWEGAGGNSDVNGMRITVDTAGAVVTVRVRGEVDRDTAGRLRTALRHALTSMDGGRLVVDLAGVPLVDAAGVSVLVDVSAAASAAGAELALTGPQPYVARILAVSGLQEALEKNAQ; via the coding sequence ATGCCGCCCCAAGAAGATGTGCAGACCAGCGCGCTGGAGGACCTCGACGCCGCTGCGATCGACTACGCCGCCCGGGTCACCGGTGTGGCGGCTGACGAACGCGCGGTTCTCCGGGAGGAGATGGTCCGGCTGTGCCTGCCGTTCGCGGGGCGGATGGCGCGGCGCTATCGCGGCCGCGGCGAGAACATCGAGGACCTTGAGCAAGTGGCCCGGCTCGGGCTGGTCAAGGCGATCGATCGGTACGACCCGGAGCGCGGCTCCTTCACGGCGTACGCGGTCATCACGATCTCCGGGGAGATCAAGCGGCACTTCCGGGACCGGACCTGGGGTGTGCACGTGCCCCGGCGCATCCAGGACCTGAGCCTCGAGGTGGGGCATGCCACGATGCTGCTGACCACCAAACTGTTCCGTGAGCCGACTGTTGCCGAGCTGGCCGCACACCTGCGCATCGACGAGTCCGCGGTGCGGGAGGCCGTCGAGTCGTCGGCCGGGTATGCGCCGTCGTCGCTGAACGCGCCGGTGGGCGGGGACGGCGCGGCGGAGTTCGGCGACCTGCTCGGTGGCGAGGATTCCGCGCTGGAGCTGATCGACGACCGGGTGACCGTCGCCGGGCTGCTGCTGCGCCTGCCGGAACGCGAGCGGCGGATGCTGGCGATGCGGTTCTACGGCAACCGCACCCAGGCCGAGATCGCCACCGATCTGGGCATCTCGCAGATGCACGTGTCCCGGCTGCTGAGCCGGTCGCTGGCCTGGCTGCGCGAGGCCATGCTCAACGACACGCTGCCGCGCTGGGAAGGCGCCGGCGGCAACTCCGACGTCAACGGCATGCGGATCACGGTGGACACGGCGGGCGCTGTGGTGACCGTACGGGTGCGGGGTGAGGTCGACCGCGACACCGCCGGCCGGCTGCGCACGGCCCTGCGGCACGCGTTGACGTCGATGGACGGGGGCCGGCTGGTCGTGGATCTGGCCGGTGTGCCGCTGGTCGACGCCGCGGGTGTGTCCGTGCTGGTGGATGTCTCGGCCGCGGCTTCCGCGGCCGGGGCGGAGCTGGCGCTGACCGGCCCGCAGCCGTACGTGGCCCGGATCCTGGCCGTGTCCGGCCTGCAGGAAGCCCTGGAGAAGAACGCGCAGTAA
- a CDS encoding CDGSH iron-sulfur domain-containing protein produces the protein MSVADDDHGATVVPYEDGPLLLRGTFTLRTPDGEVIDPGRQTVALCRCGKSAIKPFCDGTHKAIGFKAGTKRDEPAPRSR, from the coding sequence ATGAGTGTTGCCGATGACGACCACGGGGCCACCGTGGTGCCCTACGAGGACGGGCCGCTGCTGCTGCGGGGCACCTTCACCCTGCGCACGCCGGACGGTGAGGTCATCGACCCGGGCCGGCAGACGGTGGCGCTCTGCCGGTGCGGCAAGTCGGCGATCAAGCCGTTCTGCGACGGCACCCACAAGGCGATCGGGTTCAAGGCCGGGACGAAGCGGGACGAGCCCGCGCCCCGGAGCCGCTGA
- a CDS encoding iron-containing redox enzyme family protein — MKLPTARGPVSEAVVTALVQTPHDFTTGDPTSDDDLHLTLFVLYELHYRGWDGVDDTWEWHPALIALRNRLEEKFEAGLRAIPVPEEDADVPHTLIAMTRETGGPSLSGYIRGRATYEQFREFATHRSVYHLREADPHTFAIPRLGGAAKAALIEIQIDEYGGGVVDRMHQELFKDTMVALGLDTTYGTYVDVVPWQTLANNNLMSLFGLHRRLRGALLGHLAAYEMTSTGPNRNYGNGLRRLGGDEKATRFYDEHVEADAVHEQIAAYDMCGAFAAAEPELAADVLFGARCVLTLEDRWAEYVLERWTAGESSLRA; from the coding sequence ATGAAGCTGCCCACCGCGCGCGGTCCGGTCTCCGAAGCGGTCGTCACCGCCCTCGTGCAGACGCCGCACGACTTCACGACGGGTGACCCCACCTCCGACGACGATCTGCACCTGACCCTGTTCGTGCTCTACGAGCTGCACTACCGCGGCTGGGACGGCGTCGACGACACCTGGGAGTGGCACCCCGCCCTGATCGCACTGCGCAACCGGCTGGAGGAGAAGTTCGAAGCCGGCCTGCGCGCCATCCCGGTCCCCGAGGAGGACGCCGACGTACCGCACACCCTGATCGCCATGACCCGCGAGACCGGTGGCCCGTCGCTGTCCGGATACATCCGCGGCCGGGCCACGTACGAGCAGTTCCGCGAGTTCGCCACCCACCGCTCGGTCTACCACCTGCGCGAGGCGGACCCGCACACCTTCGCGATCCCCCGGCTCGGCGGTGCCGCCAAGGCCGCACTGATCGAGATCCAGATCGACGAGTACGGCGGCGGCGTCGTCGACCGCATGCACCAGGAGCTCTTCAAGGACACGATGGTCGCGCTCGGCCTGGACACCACGTACGGCACGTACGTGGACGTGGTGCCGTGGCAGACGCTCGCCAACAACAACCTGATGAGCCTGTTCGGGCTGCACCGGCGGCTGCGCGGGGCGCTGCTCGGCCACCTCGCGGCGTACGAGATGACCTCCACCGGCCCGAACCGCAACTACGGCAACGGCCTGCGCCGGCTCGGCGGGGACGAGAAGGCGACCCGCTTCTACGACGAGCATGTGGAGGCCGACGCGGTCCACGAGCAGATCGCCGCGTACGACATGTGCGGTGCGTTCGCCGCGGCCGAACCCGAGCTGGCCGCGGACGTGCTGTTCGGGGCGCGCTGCGTGCTGACGCTGGAGGACCGCTGGGCCGAGTACGTGCTGGAGCGCTGGACCGCGGGGGAGTCCTCGCTGCGGGCGTGA
- a CDS encoding GDSL-type esterase/lipase family protein: protein MRRLYRALAGSVLLVAVAAAPSAAGGAPRGQWTTAWATAPAAAVAGAEQGYAGYTIRNIVHTTAGGASLRIHLSNRFGTLPVLMGHVTVALSAHTGGRRDGTIDTSDGSAVPGTVRDVLFNGRAGITVPARAEVLSDPVRLRVPADRDLLVSVWTPQPSGTVTYHPAAMQDSVFSRGPADHAGDVAATAFTGKTGVWHYVNGVDVSNGPGTVVALGDSITDGVTSTRNANRRWTDYLAARLATDPVPDYGVANAGISGNRVLLDDGYPDYTIYGGFGPSALTRLDWDVLERAGARTVIIFEGVNDIQQEPHQTDPQAVIAGLAQLAAQARARGLRVIGATIMPFKGWNSWTPQLEQTRVAVNAWIRAGGDGALGGLADFDAVTRDAADPQIIAPRFDSGDHLHPNDAGDAAMAGVVPLRKL, encoded by the coding sequence ATGCGCCGACTCTACCGGGCTCTGGCGGGTTCCGTGCTGCTGGTGGCGGTGGCTGCCGCCCCCTCGGCGGCCGGGGGTGCGCCCCGCGGGCAGTGGACCACGGCGTGGGCGACCGCGCCCGCCGCCGCGGTTGCCGGGGCCGAGCAGGGCTACGCCGGTTACACCATCCGCAACATCGTGCACACCACCGCGGGCGGTGCCAGCCTCCGCATCCACCTGTCCAACCGCTTCGGCACCCTGCCCGTGCTGATGGGCCACGTCACCGTGGCGCTGTCGGCGCACACCGGCGGCCGGCGCGACGGCACGATCGACACCAGCGACGGCTCGGCCGTCCCGGGCACCGTGCGTGACGTGCTGTTCAACGGCCGCGCCGGCATCACGGTCCCGGCCCGGGCCGAGGTGCTCAGCGACCCGGTCCGGCTGCGCGTGCCCGCCGACCGCGACCTGCTGGTCAGCGTCTGGACGCCGCAGCCCTCGGGCACCGTGACCTATCACCCCGCGGCCATGCAGGACTCGGTCTTCAGCCGGGGGCCGGCCGACCACGCCGGTGACGTGGCGGCCACCGCGTTCACCGGGAAGACGGGCGTGTGGCACTACGTCAACGGCGTGGACGTCAGCAACGGGCCGGGCACCGTGGTGGCGCTGGGCGACTCCATCACCGACGGCGTCACCTCCACCCGCAACGCCAACCGGCGCTGGACCGACTACCTGGCCGCCCGGCTGGCCACCGACCCGGTGCCCGACTACGGGGTGGCCAACGCCGGCATCAGTGGCAACCGGGTGCTGCTCGACGACGGCTACCCGGACTACACGATCTACGGCGGGTTCGGGCCGAGCGCGCTGACCCGGCTGGACTGGGACGTGCTGGAGCGCGCCGGGGCCCGTACGGTGATCATCTTCGAGGGGGTCAACGACATCCAGCAGGAGCCGCACCAGACCGACCCGCAGGCCGTCATCGCCGGCCTGGCCCAGCTGGCCGCGCAGGCCAGGGCGCGCGGGCTGCGGGTCATCGGCGCCACGATCATGCCGTTCAAGGGCTGGAACTCGTGGACGCCGCAGCTGGAGCAGACCCGGGTGGCCGTCAACGCCTGGATCCGCGCCGGTGGCGACGGCGCGCTGGGCGGGCTCGCCGACTTCGACGCGGTGACCCGGGACGCGGCCGATCCGCAGATCATCGCGCCCCGGTTCGACAGCGGCGATCATCTGCACCCGAACGACGCCGGTGACGCCGCGATGGCCGGTGTGGTGCCGCTGCGTAAACTCTGA
- a CDS encoding DUF3817 domain-containing protein: protein MRRIPALFATVAIAEAVSWALLLTGMFFKYVVVHNEIGVKIAGPIHGAMFLAYLSVTALQARAGGWRWWVTLIALACSIPPFCTLAFERWAKSRGLLVERTAEPATT from the coding sequence GTTGCAATCGCCGAGGCGGTGAGCTGGGCACTGTTGCTGACCGGAATGTTCTTCAAGTACGTGGTTGTCCACAACGAGATCGGCGTCAAGATCGCCGGTCCGATCCACGGCGCGATGTTCCTGGCGTACCTGTCGGTCACCGCGCTGCAGGCCCGCGCGGGTGGCTGGCGCTGGTGGGTCACGCTGATCGCGCTGGCCTGCTCGATCCCGCCGTTCTGCACGCTCGCGTTCGAGCGCTGGGCGAAGTCGCGCGGCCTGCTCGTCGAGCGCACCGCGGAACCCGCAACGACGTAG